One part of the Amphiura filiformis chromosome 5, Afil_fr2py, whole genome shotgun sequence genome encodes these proteins:
- the LOC140153568 gene encoding uncharacterized protein, protein MSSMFIHGAAQSPPNEHVAMRKISVDSGHGCNIPDDDGDDVVIRTQPTGQQPTNNSLYNSSEIHKEFDPADNDQCCMCKIGNFMYGFPNEETLEETRRQSGPRSQSVISRNSDSAFSELSSSRHQSFLAAPSNSPEALIESFDYIHTDCSHEHLKPFRNRSKRVSFAIQRDAKENEDPMDVSNMQSTETNEKILNQQQGEQTNSLHAAKEEDNECDFILQCIKDSAQFYELPSHELSGKRFELENFAAIFIGKDFGAATLKIPGTDIFLYIPPNAMLKEKPELVYIYQPNEKPHLASDSKEAWATPIIKCGPSGLKFSKPVFLSLPYTLAVDASQMSVSAYHSKRFSKTGGKWEGLRDGDDTVVVPQDKGVTILIDNFCRYGCTVQQDASKWMHASVQVDHEEDRKCTIGLQLCDIDQVQSQKGEGERGRQSSVILVNNNGGPMNISINGVDRRWKLSKGSFQQISCEQLWSSQSPLKVTFCAELKADADDVDFGANVDIYQDDNDQPRASLPAISTRHNSLPTPDKTAKFQQVRQTIDQQFLQTAINQSPHFMRQDSHQNLCAELDTAIESCGWKQLANQIGFERMTTIRWMDHYSKQSGNYSPGSILIDFYLKDTTDDNITEKLQCLSNFLLHIDNGAAKRYVDEEISLRIRANELQVALDSLAETSNPSNTTNLTPARQNRVVRATSIAWSKTKNSLTTFGEFIRRRSQHDRHVSGNSPDQTNYLESMERLDYEFGGENNQGFGASEDTAESESHKTDRHAESITQNSGIPKVQVSHSSGDESSSDSQPNNNIMKFFGLQVPFKTNRKISTESHDSGMGQSRPCSGMDRPSSYSFPAQQIMSDDWQLNF, encoded by the exons ATGAGTTCAATGTTCATACACGGAGCAGCCCAATCTCCGCCTAATGAGCATGTAGCGATGCGAAAGATCTCCGTGGATAGTGGCCATGGTTGCAATATTCCTGATGATGACGGTGATGACGTCGTCATCAGGACTCAACCAACCGGGCAACAACCAACCAACAATTCTCTTTATAATTCTTCAGAGATCCACAAGGAATTTGACCCTGCTGACAATGACCAATGCTGTATGTGTAAAATTGGGAATTTTATGTACGGTTTCCCAAATGAAGAGACACTAGAAGAGACTCGCCGTCAATCTGGGCCTCGTTCGCAGAGCGTTATTAGTCGCAATTCCGATTCCGCGTTTTCTGAACTATCAAGCAGTCGTCATCAATCCTTTCTAGCAGCACCGAGTAATAGCCCAGAAGCATTGATTGAATCGTTTGATTACATTCACACTGACTGCTCTCATGAGCATTTAAAACCTTTTAGAAATAGAAGCAAACGCGTATCGTTTGCAATCCAACGTGATGCAAAAGAAAACGAGGATCCAATGGACGTAAGTAATATGCAGTCAACGGAAACCAACGAGAAAATTTTAAACCAGCAACAAGGTGAACAGACAAATTCACTCCATGCAGCCAAAGAAGAAGACAACGAGTGTGATTTTATTCTTCAATGTATCAAAGATTCAGCACAATTCTATGAATTGCCATCACATGAACTGTCTGGAAAACGATTCGAACTAGAAAACTTTGCCGCTATTTTCATCGGTAAAGATTTTGGCGCCGCAACCCTGAAGATACCGGGAACAGATATTTTCCTTTACATACCACCCAATGCCATGTTAAAAGAGAAACCAGAGCTTGTGTATATCTACCAACCGAATGAAAAGCCACATCTAGCTTCTGATAGTAAAGAAGCATGGGCTACACCAATCATCAAATGCGGTCCTTCCGGTCTGAAGTTTTCCAAGCCGGTGTTCCTATCGCTTCCCTATACGTTAGCGGTAGACGCATCTCAAATGAGCGTTTCTGCTTATCACAGCAAACGCTTTTCGAAAACTGGAGGCAAGTGGGAAGGTCTTCGAGATGGAGATGATACTGTGGTTGTACCACAAGATAAGGGGGTCACTATCTTGATCGACAACTTCTGCAGATATGGTTGTACTGTACAGCAGGATGCTAGCAAATGGATGCACGCATCAGTGCAAGTAGATCACGAGGAAGACAGAAAGTGCACCATTGGACTTCAATTATGTGATATTGACCAG GTACAATCACAGAAAGgtgagggagaaagaggaagacAATCTTCAGTTATCCTTGTCAACAACAATGGCGGACCCATGAACATCTCCATCAATGGAGTGGACCGAAGGTGGAAACTGTCGAAAGGTTCATTTCAG CAAATATCGTGTGAGCAGCTCTGGTCGTCCCAATCACCACTAAAAGTAACATTTTGCGCCGAGTTAAAAGCCGACGCAGACGACGTTGATTTTGGCGCCAATGTAGACATCTACCAAGATGATAATGACCAGCCTAGAGCAAGCTTACCAGCAATAAGTACAAGACATAATAGTTTACCAACGCCGGACAAGACCGCG aaATTCCAACAGGTTCGACAAACCATTGATCAACAATTTCTTCAAACTGCCATCAACCAATCACCCCATTTCATGCGCCAAGACAGCCATCAAAATTTGTGCGCTGAATTAGATACTGCCATCGAGTCTTGTGGCTGGAAGCAGCTCGCCAACCAGATAGGATTCGAACGCATGACAACGATACGATGGATGGACCACTACAGCAAACAGAGCGGCAATTACAGCCCAGGATCTATACTGATAGATTTCTACTTGAAAGACACAACAGATGATAATATTACTGAGAAGCTGCAGTGCCTTAGTAATTTCCTCCTGCATATCGACAACGGAGCAGCTAAGAGGTATGTTGATGAAGAAATAAGTCTGAGAATACGCGCTAATGAGCTCCAAGTTGCACTTGACTCTCTGGCTGAAACTTCAAATCCATCTAACACAACGAACCTAACTCCTGCGAGACAGAACAGAGTTGTACGCGCCACAAGTATCGCTTGGTCTAAAACAAAGAACTCCCTGACAACATTCGGTGAATTTATTAGAAGGAGATCTCAACACGATCGCCATGTTTCCGGTAATTCTCCCGATCAAACCAACTACTTGGAAAGTATGGAGCGTCTAGATTACGAATTTGGAGGAGAGAACAATCAAGGTTTCGGCGCTTCTGAAGATACTGCCGAGTCAGAATCACATAAAACAGACAGACATGCCGAAAGCATCACCCAAAATAGTGGAATTCCAAAAGTCCAAGTGTCTCACAGCAGTGGAGACGAATCATCATCTGATTCTCAACCAAATAACAATATTATGAAGTTTTTTGGTTTGCAAGTACCATTCAAGACAAATAGGAAAATCTCTACGGAGAGTCACGACAGTGGGATGGGTCAAAGCCGGCCATGCTCTGGGATGGATCGGCCAAGCTCCTACAGTTTTCCAGCACAACAAATAATGTCAGATGACTGGCAATTGAATTTTTAA